From the genome of Prevotella herbatica, one region includes:
- a CDS encoding DUF6377 domain-containing protein: MEKASDNTLKYAVCYQLYEEYKPFENKMAMYYLERCRHIAEASNNRNNVNECLARLSLCCSNTGLYDEAEKFLLQINVDELNKSGLAVYYHAQYILNNQLAYYTSVESMKQIYNDKSKEFENKLLACLPVHNNLRYQVLELKLISEGKMHQSMKLSTEWLHHVRKGSHEYAMMALFRYLEYKAVRDTANMMYWIAESALADVRNGVMDQGSMWEIANQLEGSGDIERSYHYITFTSDCANIYDSRQRRWQISPLLARIAKKYKTESEHKNNQLLMVALFSALLAFMFLVSVFYVNSQRKRLALTGRKLKYSNAQLHEINSKLSELNRQLASSIAKLGESNRVKEEYIGRFMGLCSLYVDKIEDFRRMVNKRVKNRQFEELFKETRSTSLKEKELDELYTNFDDAFLHLFPTFVEEFNALLIPKERIMLTDDGHMPVSLRIFALIRVGIEDSSKIAEFLHYSVNTIYNYKARVKNSAISDREDFEKRIKKLGAQNND, translated from the coding sequence TTGGAAAAAGCATCTGATAATACGTTGAAATATGCCGTTTGTTATCAGCTTTATGAAGAGTATAAACCATTTGAAAACAAAATGGCTATGTATTATTTGGAGAGATGTCGCCATATTGCTGAAGCAAGTAATAATAGGAATAACGTAAATGAATGCTTGGCAAGACTTTCTCTGTGCTGCTCAAATACAGGTCTGTATGATGAAGCTGAAAAATTTTTATTGCAGATAAATGTTGATGAGCTGAACAAAAGTGGACTCGCTGTGTATTATCATGCACAGTATATTCTTAATAATCAATTAGCATATTATACCAGTGTTGAATCCATGAAGCAAATATATAATGATAAATCTAAGGAATTTGAAAATAAATTGTTGGCATGTCTACCTGTTCATAACAATTTAAGGTATCAAGTTTTGGAACTAAAACTTATATCAGAAGGTAAAATGCATCAATCAATGAAACTTAGCACAGAATGGCTTCATCACGTAAGGAAAGGATCTCATGAATATGCGATGATGGCTCTGTTCAGATATTTGGAGTACAAAGCTGTTCGTGACACAGCAAATATGATGTATTGGATAGCTGAGTCTGCGCTTGCTGATGTGCGTAATGGAGTTATGGATCAGGGGTCCATGTGGGAAATCGCGAATCAGCTGGAGGGATCTGGAGATATAGAACGTAGTTATCATTATATAACTTTTACTAGTGATTGTGCAAATATATATGATTCACGTCAGAGAAGATGGCAGATTTCACCTTTGCTTGCAAGAATAGCAAAGAAGTATAAAACAGAAAGTGAACATAAGAATAACCAGTTGTTAATGGTTGCTTTATTTTCAGCTCTGTTGGCATTCATGTTTCTTGTTTCTGTATTTTATGTTAATAGTCAGCGTAAGCGACTGGCTTTGACAGGAAGAAAACTAAAGTATTCAAATGCCCAGTTACATGAAATTAATTCAAAACTATCTGAACTAAATCGGCAGTTAGCTTCGAGTATAGCAAAACTAGGTGAGTCTAATCGTGTGAAAGAGGAGTATATTGGACGGTTTATGGGATTGTGCTCGTTGTATGTAGACAAGATTGAGGATTTCCGTAGAATGGTGAACAAGAGGGTAAAGAATAGACAGTTTGAAGAGCTGTTTAAGGAAACAAGGTCTACCTCTTTAAAGGAAAAGGAACTTGACGAATTATATACAAACTTTGATGATGCTTTTCTTCATTTGTTTCCTACTTTTGTAGAGGAATTTAATGCTTTGCTTATCCCTAAAGAGAGAATTATGCTCACTGATGATGGGCACATGCCTGTATCTCTTCGCATCTTTGCATTGATAAGAGTTGGCATAGAGGATAGCTCAAAGATTGCAGAGTTCTTGCATTATTCTGTAAATACAATTTATAATTATAAAGCACGTGTGAAGAATAGTGCGATAAGTGATCGTGAGGATTTTGAAAAAAGGATAAAGAAACTTGGTGCGCAAAATAATGATTGA
- the bglX gene encoding beta-glucosidase BglX — translation MNKKTIVILAMSLLAINVGAQTEQMNKFIDGLMSKMTLREKIGQLNLMVAGDITTGGAMDTKVGSGVADGSIGGVFNVKGVDKIRALQDIAVKKTKHGIPLIVGMDVVHGYETIFPIPLALSASWDLQAIERCAQISAMEASADGINWTYSPMVDIALDQRWGRVSEGAGEDPYLGSRIAETMVRGYQGDYSKNYNIMACLKHFALYGAVESGKEYNTVDMSKVRMYNQYFPPYKAAVEAGVGSVMSSFNLIDGIPATASNWLLNEVLRKQWKFDGFVVTDYGSIGEMEAHGLGDLKSNSAMALKAGTDMDMCSQGFIKTLEQSVNDGSVSVSDIDTACRRVLEAKYKLGLFQDPYKYLDSKRRKKEIFTQQNRDEARKIAAETFVLLKNKDNILPLKHSQKVALVGPLADSRINMAGTWCVAYTPDRYSTLREIMKPDYYAQGSNVYADEATQKAGEFGKSIKRINDAAALKEALDAANKADVIVAALGETAEMSGECASRSDLSLPDVQKNLLKELVATGKPVILLNFSGRATEMKWESENVDAIMNVWFGGSETASAICDVLYGDVNPSGKLTVSMPQSTGQEPLYYNHLPTGRPVAENSKSFVKYASNYLDVRNDALYPFGYGLSYTTFSYSDIRLSSNEMTRDGSIKATVTVTNTGNRDGDEIVQLYIHDKVASISRPVRELKGFKRIHLKAGESKEVSFDITPDLLKFYDVNLKEVLEPGQFDLMIGTSSLNNKSTLFTVN, via the coding sequence ATGAATAAGAAAACAATAGTAATTCTGGCTATGTCTCTTCTTGCAATAAATGTCGGAGCACAGACAGAACAAATGAATAAATTCATTGATGGCTTGATGTCAAAAATGACTTTACGTGAAAAAATAGGTCAGTTAAATCTTATGGTTGCCGGTGATATTACTACAGGTGGTGCGATGGATACCAAGGTTGGTAGTGGAGTCGCTGACGGTTCTATAGGTGGTGTCTTTAATGTTAAGGGTGTGGATAAGATTCGCGCCCTTCAGGATATAGCTGTTAAGAAGACAAAGCATGGAATTCCACTTATAGTCGGAATGGATGTTGTTCATGGATATGAAACAATTTTTCCAATTCCACTTGCTCTTTCTGCTAGTTGGGATCTTCAGGCTATTGAGCGTTGTGCTCAGATTTCAGCGATGGAAGCAAGTGCAGATGGCATAAACTGGACATATTCTCCAATGGTAGATATTGCTCTCGACCAACGTTGGGGCCGTGTTTCTGAGGGTGCTGGTGAAGATCCATATCTAGGTTCACGTATTGCAGAAACTATGGTTCGTGGATATCAAGGTGATTATAGCAAGAACTATAACATTATGGCTTGCCTTAAACATTTTGCTCTTTATGGAGCTGTGGAATCTGGAAAAGAATATAATACTGTTGATATGAGTAAAGTTCGCATGTATAATCAGTATTTTCCTCCATACAAAGCTGCCGTTGAAGCTGGTGTCGGTAGTGTGATGTCATCTTTCAATCTTATTGATGGCATTCCTGCTACTGCTAGCAATTGGTTGCTCAATGAAGTGTTGCGCAAACAGTGGAAGTTTGACGGATTTGTTGTTACCGATTATGGTTCTATTGGAGAAATGGAAGCTCATGGCTTGGGTGATTTGAAGAGTAATTCAGCTATGGCTCTTAAGGCAGGCACTGATATGGATATGTGTTCACAAGGATTTATAAAAACTTTGGAACAAAGCGTGAATGATGGTTCAGTTTCTGTTTCAGATATTGATACTGCATGTCGCAGAGTCCTTGAGGCAAAATATAAACTTGGTTTGTTTCAAGACCCATATAAATATTTGGATAGCAAGCGCAGAAAGAAAGAAATATTTACTCAACAGAATAGAGATGAAGCTAGAAAAATTGCAGCTGAGACTTTTGTGTTGTTGAAAAATAAAGATAATATTCTTCCACTTAAGCATAGTCAGAAAGTCGCACTTGTTGGTCCGCTTGCAGATTCACGTATTAATATGGCTGGTACGTGGTGCGTAGCTTATACTCCTGATAGGTATAGTACACTGCGTGAAATTATGAAACCTGACTATTATGCTCAGGGCTCTAATGTGTATGCTGATGAGGCTACACAGAAAGCTGGTGAATTTGGAAAATCAATAAAACGTATTAATGATGCCGCTGCTTTAAAAGAGGCTCTTGATGCAGCGAATAAGGCAGATGTTATTGTGGCAGCGCTTGGTGAAACTGCAGAGATGAGTGGCGAATGTGCCAGCAGAAGCGATTTGTCATTGCCTGACGTTCAAAAGAATCTTCTGAAAGAACTTGTTGCTACTGGCAAACCAGTTATTTTGCTAAATTTCTCAGGACGTGCCACAGAAATGAAGTGGGAAAGTGAGAATGTCGATGCCATTATGAATGTATGGTTTGGAGGTTCAGAAACAGCAAGTGCGATATGTGATGTGTTATATGGTGATGTTAATCCAAGTGGAAAACTTACCGTAAGTATGCCACAATCTACAGGGCAGGAACCTCTGTATTATAATCATCTACCAACAGGTCGCCCAGTGGCAGAGAACTCTAAAAGTTTTGTCAAATATGCAAGCAATTACCTTGATGTGCGCAATGATGCTTTATACCCATTCGGATATGGTTTGAGTTATACAACTTTTTCATATAGTGATATTCGTTTAAGTTCAAACGAAATGACACGTGACGGTAGTATTAAGGCTACTGTTACAGTTACCAACACTGGTAACAGAGATGGTGACGAAATAGTACAATTATATATACATGATAAGGTGGCGAGTATCTCTCGTCCTGTTAGAGAACTTAAAGGTTTTAAGAGAATACATCTTAAGGCTGGTGAAAGCAAGGAAGTTAGTTTTGATATTACTCCTGATTTATTAAAATTCTATGATGTAAATCTCAAAGAAGTTTTAGAACCAGGACAGTTTGATTTGATGATTGGCACAAGCAGTTTGAATAATAAGAGTACATTATTTACGGTTAATTAG